Within Thermotoga sp., the genomic segment CTCGTCACTTCGTCTGGACGGGTAGATACCCTGATCGATTTCACCACGGGGAATCTTCTGACGAAATTCAAGTATTCTTCCATCTTCTGCTCGGAAAGACCGGTGAACGTTCCTCCATAAAACCCCACTTCGTACTCCCCGGACGTTCTGGAGTATTCCTCTATGAGCTGGGCGATATCATCAAGAGACGGGACCTTCTTTTGTCCCGTCGCCTTTACCTGGTCACAGAAAACACATCTTCTCTTGCAACCCACGTATGGAAGAAACACAGGGATGATCTTCATATCTTTTTCATCACCAGTCTTTCGTAGGCTTTTCTCGCCCCATCCTTCTCAGCTTCCTTCTTTGTTTTTCCTTTGCCGACTGCGAGTATCTCATTGTTTATGCGAACCTCGACGACGAATAGTTTTTCATTCCCGCTCCTTTCTGTTCCCACCAGTACGTATTCCGGTGGTATCTTGTACTCCTTCTGAACGATTTCCTGAAGCGCGGTCTTGTAGTCAAACAGCATTTCTCCTCTCATGATCTTCTCTATGTAAAACTCGAACTCATCTTCGAAAAGCTCCTTTATCCTCTGGTAACCCTGGTCTAGGTAGAGTGCTGCGAGTAAGGCTTCGAAGGCGTCTGCAAGGATGGAATCTCGCTCTCTTCCTCCTGTTTTCTCTTCCCCTTTCCCCAGAAACAGATACTTTCCCAGCTTCAGTTTTCTGGAGACCCTCGCGAGGACCTCCTCACTCGCGACGGCTGATTTCACACGGGCCAAATCACCTACTTCTGCTTCGGGATACTCCCGGTACAGAATCTCACAGACGAAAAGCTCCAAAACGGCGTCACCGAGAAATTCTAGTTTTTCGTTCGATTCCACATCTTCTCTTCCGGCTTGCCTTTGTTCGTTCGCATAGGAACTGTGACAGAGTGCGTGAAAAAGAAGTTTCTCATTGTCGAAATGAACCCCCAGTCTTTCCTGTAACTTTTCCACGACTCTTTTCTCACTTTCTGTCAACGAGACTCACCTCTTCCAAAAGATCTCCTCCCAGGGAGTACAAGTAGAATATCTTCTTCTCTGTATCGATGATACCAAATGTTGGGCCATCCTCTGATTTGGGCAGTGCTGGTGATCCGGGATTCATCA encodes:
- the rnc gene encoding ribonuclease III, with the translated sequence MTESEKRVVEKLQERLGVHFDNEKLLFHALCHSSYANEQRQAGREDVESNEKLEFLGDAVLELFVCEILYREYPEAEVGDLARVKSAVASEEVLARVSRKLKLGKYLFLGKGEEKTGGRERDSILADAFEALLAALYLDQGYQRIKELFEDEFEFYIEKIMRGEMLFDYKTALQEIVQKEYKIPPEYVLVGTERSGNEKLFVVEVRINNEILAVGKGKTKKEAEKDGARKAYERLVMKKI